The Aulosira sp. FACHB-615 nucleotide sequence AATGGATTTTCAGTACTAACCTGAAACCCTGTTGCTAATTCCGCCTCAGTTAACCTGAGTAATTTTAAAGCATCCACTTGGGGCAAACCTGAAAGCGAAAACGCCCCTTGACAAAACATCTCCAAGCTGGCGATAGCCAACCCTTCAGAACGTCCCAAACTCAAACCCGTTGACTGTTCACGATAACGCCAACTCTCCCCCGCCCCCGCATCTAACAACACACTCACAATTGCCAAATCAAATTTAGCAATGGCTTGTTGCAAAGGCGTTAGTCCTGCTAACAAATTATTTAACTTTGCCAAACGCGGTATATTCTGCGCCTCAAAATGTCGCCACCGACTGTGAAAGGGAATATTGAAATCGGGATACTCACCCCGCATCACCTCAATTACATAATCTGCCACTTTTCCCAACTGCGACAAATCACAAGTAAAGTAAGGCGACTTCCCCTCATTCACCAGCGCCAAAATTTGCCCACACCTTTCTCTTATCGCCCTGGGCGAACGAAGATACTCAATTTTTTCCACCCTTCACCTCCAAATCATAGGGAGTAGAGAGTGGTGAGTAGGGAGTAGTAAAGATTTACCCGACTCCCCATTCCCTACTCCCAACTCCCCTTGTTTACTCCAAAGAACGTCCCTTCACCTCCGCCAAACCATCCGTATCTAACACATCCCCCGTAGTGTAATAACCAGCAGCCTTCTTGGCTTCAATTTCCACCCGCGCGTCTTGGGGAATCAAATCTTCCGGTATCGCAATGCGTTCAACAATTTCAATACCAGACTGAGTAATGGCATTGAATTTCATATTACTCATCGACACCATCCGGTCAATGCGGGTAATGCCCAGCCAATGTAACACATCGGGCATGAGTTCCTGAAAGCGCATATCTTGGACACCCGCGACACATTCTGTCCGGGCAAAATAGGCATCAGCGCGATCGCCTCCTTCCTGACGCTTCCGGGCGTTGTATACTAAGAACTTCGTCACCTCGCCCAAAGCCCGCCCTTCTTTGCGACAGTAGACAATAATTCCCACACCGCCTTCCTGAGCAGTTTGGACACATACCTCAATCCCGTGGACTAAATAAGGGCGACAGGTACAAATATCTGAACCAAAGACATCAGAACCATTACACTCATCATGTACCCGCACAGCCACAGGTCTACTAGGGTCGGTAATTGCGGTGATATCCCCCACAATATATACAGTTAAACCCCCAATGGGCGGTAAGAATACTTCTAAATCAGAACGTGTCACTAGTTCGGGGAACATCCCCCCAGTTTGTTCAAACAAGGCGCGGCGTAAATCGCCTTCAGTAATACCAAAGCGTTTAGCCACTCCAGGTAAATACCACACTGGTTCAATGGCTGCTTTCGTCACCACCAAATCACCGCCAGCTTTCATAATTTGTCCATCCACCTGCAAGCGCCCTTTCGCCACCGCCTCTTGCAGTTCCGGCATATTAATATGTGCCTTGGTAATGGCAATTGTCGGGCGGATATCGTAACCCTGCTGTAAATAAGCAGAAAAAACCTCTGGGGCGATCGCTCCCAAGGGATCAAGTGAGACAATTTTATCAGGGTCAGCCCAGCTAGGATGGGGGCCGATTTGCTCAATTGGGGAAGTATTCGTTAAATCAGCGCGGTGGTCTGTTTGTAAAGCGCCACTCGCCACCGCTAAAGCCCGATAAATCGCATATCCGCCCGAATGAGTCCCAATTACATTGCGATGGCCTTGGTTCGTCAACGTTGCAATTACCGGGCCACGTTCCATCGGTTCACTTCCGCCCCAGTTGATGGGTATTGGCTTGGGGCCGAAACGACTTGGATGTGATGTTAAAACAATATGCCGGGAAACACTATTTGGCTTTGGCATAGTCATAAAATTTTAGATTTTAGATTGGAGATTTTGGATTTGCCCCACAGTTAAATTAGGGCTGGAGAATGCTAAAGTTGGGATTTTTGCTTGATGTCAGAGAAAAATCCATATCGTATCCGATTCAGGAACTATTATTCATGAATTTATGTAATGTTTTTATGACTTATTAGTAACTCAGTAGTTGTCAAGTATCTTGAGTAAGTTTTCTGTTTTTTGATGTGCGGTTTCTGAATGACTAATTATTTACAACTCTATTATGTAGAGTTTCGTATTTGTCAGTATTGGTTAATACAATTACTAACATAAAATTTGCTGTTTATTCATAGTAATGTAGAAGAAATTTAAAGATGGCATTAAATGTCACTGAGGAGATAATTTTGTGCGAAAGTTATTAATAAGGTAAAAACACTAATCTCCTAATCTCTCAAATTCATGGATTCTTTATCTATTAATTCTTTACTTGAAGATTTGAAGAACCCTAATGCTTCTGTCCGGGAAAAAGCAACCAAGAAACTGTGGCGGATCTGGTTTCAGCAAAAGGGAATTCACGGTCTGGAAAAAATCGACAAAAGCCAAAAACTGCTGGATGCAGGTAAAACCACGGAAGCGGAATCACTGTTGACTAGACTCATCCAAGAACAGCCTGATTTTGCCGAAGCTTGGAATCGCCGCGCTTTTCTGTACTACAGTCTCGGTAAATATAAAGAATCTCTGGCAGACTGTCAGATGGTGATTCAAATCAACCCAGTGCATTTTGGCGCACTGCATGGTATGGGCTTATGCTATGCAGCTATTGGTCAGTATGTGGATGCAATTAAAGCCTTTAAACGTGCTTTAGCAATTCAACCTTATTCTTTAGTCAATCAAAAACTGATTTTAGAATGTACACTCAGACTCAGTTAAAACATCAGTCTGATTACATTCTTTGGTCTTATGAATCCGTTACCACCCACAACAACAGTGATTCATCGCTTTAGTCGCCGCCAGTTTATTCAGTATGGTTCCATCTGTATGGGTAGCGGCTTGCTTGCTGCTTGCACCAACAGTAACCAACCAGCTAATTCAAGTTCACAGTTAGATAAAGTCAGCTTTGGGACAAACTGGTATGCACAAGCAGAACATGGCGGATTTTACCAAGCGATCGCTACTGGTATTTACCAAAAGCATGGTCTAGATGTCACCATTAAAATGGGTGGCCCACAAGTACCAAGCGGCACTCAGTTGTTAGTCGGGGGTGCAGTTGACTTTTTTATGGGGTATGGCATCGATGCCATTAACGCCATTGCCCAAGGAATCCCCAAAATTACCGTCGCGGCCATCTTCCAAAAAGACCCGCAATGTCTGATCTCCCATCCCAACCCAGCAATTAAAACCCTTGCCGACCTCAAAGGCAAACCAATTTATATCTCAGCAGCAGCAAACGTCACATATTGGCCAGTTCTCAAAGTCAAGTATGGTTTTACCGACGACCAAAAACGCCCCTACAACTTTAATCCTGCCCCCTTCCTGGCAGATAAAACCTCAGCACAGCAAGCTTACATCACCTCAGAACCCTACGCCATTGAAAAACAAGGCGGGTTTAAACCCACAGTATTTTTACTAGCAGATTATGGTTACACTACCTACGCCACAACTATAGAAACCAAAAAAGAACTAGTAGACAAAAATCCCGATTTAGTCCAGCGATTTGTTGACGCTTCGATTAAAGGTTGGTACAGCTACCTGGAAAATCCCCAACCCGGAAATCAACTCATCAAACAAGATAACCCCGAAATGACCGATGACCAACTAGCTTACGGCATTCAAAAACTCAAAGAATATGGGATTATTACTTCTGGTACTGCCGAAAAGCAAGGTATCGGGTCAATGAGTGAGGAACGCTGGCAAGGACTCTACGATAGTCTGGTAACGGCTGGGGTTTACAAACCCAATGTTAACTACAAAGATGCCTTCACCTTGCAATTCGTCAATAAAGGCATAGAGTATTACAGCAGGTGATAGGTTACAGGTGACAGGTTACAGGTGATAGGATTGCGAGACAAGTCTAGATTAAGACTTATGCAAGAACTCTCTCAAACTCTTATAACTTCGCGTCCTTTGCGTCCTTTGCGGTTTGTTCACAAGAATGAATAACCATCCAGCGATTACTCTAAGTCACATTAGCAAGGTCTACGCTAACGGCACTGTTGCCTTACAAGACCTAAACTTAGCAATTCCCGAAGCGCAATTTATCAGCTTAGTAGGTGCTTCGGGATGCGGTAAAAGTACAGTATTGCGATTAATAGCCGGATTAGGTAAAGTTAGTTCCGGTAACATCAATTGGGGCATACCTCAAGCAGCGCGAAAATTAGCCTTTGTCTTTCAAGATGCCGCCCTCATGCCCTGGGCAACAGTGAGAGAAAACATCCGCCTACCGCTAAAATTGGCGAGAACACCCAAGCAAGAAGCTCAAAATTTAGTCCAGCAAGCCTTAACATTAGTCGGACTGACAAATTGTGCTGATAGCTATCCCCGGCAATTATCTGGGGGGATGAAAATGCGCGTTTCCATTGCTAGGGCGTTAGTTACTCAACCCAACATTCTGTTAATGGATGAACCCTTTGGGGCTTTAGATGAAATTACCCGCAGCAAACTCAACAGCGATTTATTAGATTTGTGGCAGAAATATCACTGGACTGTGGTGTTTGTCACTCATAATATTTACGAGGCGGTGTATTTATCGAATCGCGTCTTAGTGATGGGGATAAATCCTGGGCGGGTGGTGGCGGATATCGCAATTGATGTGCCTTATCCCCGTGATGAAGAATTTCGGACATCATTGTTATATAACGAATATTGCCGCAAGATTTCCCGTTGTTTAGCGGAAACTATAAATTAACCGCAGATGGACGCGGATGAACGCTGATGAAAATTTTTGATAGGAAGATACAAAGTAAGTTGATTGACGCTGAGACTTTAGCACCTGTTGTAGTTGGGGTGTTAGTGTTACTGCTGTGGGATATTTTGGTACGAGTCACTAATTTACCACCTTATATTTTGCCTGGGCCGTTATTAGTATTGCAAACACTAATTGCTGATTGGAACGAGTTATTTCCTTCGTTATTAATTACGTTACAAATTACAGTGGTGGCTTTTATTGCGGCTGTGGTTTCTGGCTTATTAATGGCGATTTTATTTACCCAAAGTAAGTGGATAGAAAAAAGTTTATTTCCCTATACCGTCATTTTACAGACAACGCCGATAGTAGCGATCGCACCCCTGATCATCCTCTGGTTCAAAAACAACACCTTCGCCGCCCTTGTAGTCTGTGCTTGGATAGTTGCATTTTTCCCCATCGTCTCTAACACTACTCTGGGACTCAACAGCGTTGACCGCAACTTACTCAACCTCTTTCAACTCTACAAAGCTTCACGCTGGCAAACCCTCTGGTATCTGCGTTTACCCAGTGCTATGCCTTATTTCTTAGGCGGGTTAAAAATTAGCGGTGGTTTAGCCTTAATAGGTGCTGTCGTCGCAGAATTTGTCGCCGGGACTGGTGGGGCAAAATCCGGCATTGCCTACCGTATCCTGATTTCTAGCTATAACCTGCAAATTCCGCGAATGTTTGCCGCCTTATTTCTCACCACTGGCTTGGGTGTATTAATATTTGTCAGCCTCAGTTATCTATCAGATTTTATATTAAGTAAATGGCACGAAAGCGCCGTGAAATATGAAAATTAGTATATACAGTAGTCTTACTTTAAAGACAAGGGAGACAAGGGAGAGAGATATTTATAAGCCTTGAGAATTGCGATCGCTTTTACTAGTCTGCTAATGTACAAACTCATCTGCGTTAATCCGCGTCCATCGGCGGTTAATTACTCTTGACTTTTACCTCACTGATTCTCTTGTTTTAGCTAACATTAGAGCAGAGTTAAATCATAAATATCGTACTTAATAGTAGAGCTATGACAGCAAGCAACCTTAGACAGCAAATTTTAGAACATCTTGAAACATTACCTGGAGAACAGGTAAAGACTCTCCTATTAACATGGCTGACTAGTTCATCAGGAGATTTAGCAGATTTTGAGCAGTTACTGGTAAATCAAGCTACTCAAACGACACCAGAATCATTTGAAGTTGGTGAAATAGACACAGCATTAAATTTTCAACCTCTTACTGAAGCCCAAATGCTTCAACAAAGTCTATCTGCCCTCGAAACTTACCGCCGCACAGGTTCAGGAGTAGCGCATAGCCGTGTGCGCTACTGGGCAGACAGTTTAGGAACTGAGGAAGAACGTCAATGTCCGAGATAGTTTGGACAGAAAGTAATTAACTTTCATCCTTGTATATATTACTACGATGTCCTACTTCTACCACACTTACCAATAAAACATCATCAAAAATCTCATAGATAACACGGTAATCACCGACTCTAATTCGATATAAGTTTTCTTCACCTTTTAACTTTTTTACTCCGTTAGGACGAGGTTCTATTACCAATTCATCTATCTTGATTTGGATACGTTCTTGTACTTCTGGAGATAGTTTTTTAAAGCTTTTCCTCGCACTCTTTGTAAATTTAACTTCGTAAGTCACGCAACATCCTTGTTTTTTTCATTAGCGATTTCTTGTTTAATTTCCTCCCAAGCAATCAGAGTATTATTTTCAACATCACTCTTTGCAGCATAATAGGCTTGTAAATCATTTTCTTCTGCTTCATCTTCGATTTTTTGCAATAGAGCGTAAATCTCATCTAGAGTACTATCATAAGCTTGATGCAAAAGTACATTGATTGCTTTGATTAATTGTTCACGTTCTTGTTCAGTTTTCATTTTCATATTTAGTTGCTCACAACAATGATGCTAACTTAATTTTGTTATTAGAGACCTATCAGACCTTATATTAAAGAAATGACATTACAACTCAATTATTACAGCGTCTAGAGGAGCAGAGAGATCAATTCTCCGCCTACCTCCGCGCTACTCTGCGTTAATAAAAGACTATGGCAACTACCGATTTAGAAACACTCACTGCTGCTTTTACAGATATCGAAACTATCACTGACCCCAACCAAGTAGCCAAATTATCCCAGGATTACCACACATTTAGCCCTGTGCTTGTACCCAAATTAGCAGGCAAAGTCGGGGATATTGTTGTCCGTCCTGCTAACGAAGAAGAAGTCATAAAAGCAGCCTCGATATGTGCCGAATTACGCATACCAGTAACTGTGCGCGGTGCGGGAACTGGGAACTATGGGCAATGCGTACCGATGTACGGTGGCGTAATTTTAGACATGACCAAAATGCAAGAAATTCTCTGGGTAAAGCCAGGGGTAGGGCGGGTACAAGCTGGGGTGAAATTGACAGCCTTAGATAAAAAAGCACGAGAAATTGGCTGGGAAATGCGGATGGCACCCTCAACCTACCGCACAGCAACTATTGGGGGCTTTATCGCTGGAGGGAGTGGTGGTATTGGTTCGATACAGTATGGGTTACTTGGCGATCGCGGTAATCTTTTGGCATTGCGCGTGGTAACTTTAGAAAAAGAACCCCGTATCATCGAACTGCGTGGTGACGATGTGCAGAAAGTCAACCATGCTTGGGGAATTAACGGCATTATCACCGAAGTTGAAATTCCTTTAGGGACTGCTTATCCTTGGGCGGAAGTTATTGTCACCTTTAACGACTTTATGACAGCCGCTAAATTTGGTCAGGCATTAGGTAACGCCGATGGGATGATCAAAAAATTAATCTCTATCTTCGCTTCACCCATCCCAGAATACTTTAGCGCCTTACATCAATATATTCCTGTTGATACTCATGCAGCCTTATTAATGATTGCAGAACCAAGTTTAGAACTATTACCGGGTTTGGTACAGCAATACAACGGTCAAATTACCTATCAAAAGCCAGCCCAAGAAGCAGGTAAAGGACTCAATTTAGCTGAATTTACCTGGAACCACACCACCTTACACGCCCGCAGCGTTGATACTTCCATCACCTACTTGCAATCTATCTTCCCTGCCGACAAAGGTTTAGAACTAGTAGAAGAGCTTTATCATTATTTCGGTGATGAAGTGATGATGCACTTAGAATTTATTCGCGTCAACGGCCAAGCTATACCTGCGGCTTTACAACTTGTACGTTATACCACCGAAGCACGCCTGAATGAAATTATCGAGTATCACGAAGCTAAAGGTGTGTTTATTGCCAACCCTCATACCTATATTATTGAAGACGGTGGCAGAAAAGTAATTGACCCTGAACAGTTGAAATTTAAAGAAATGGTTGACCCTTATGGGTTAATGAATCCTGGTAAGAGTAAAGTGCTGAGTTTTGAGTGCTGAGTGCTGTACACTGAGCGGAGTCGAAGTGTGAGTGCTGAGTAAAAACTCTTCCCCTGCCTCCTGCCCTAACTGCATAGCGGTAAGTCAAAAGGCAAAAGTAAAAAGTAAGCCATTGCGGTGGACGGGTTTCCCGGCATAAAGCAAATGGCGCACCCGAAGGGCAAAAATTAAGAATACTTTTGACTTTTGGTTTTTTACTTTTGACTTTTCCAGCCTTGCCATAACGATAATTTTTAACACTGAACTACTTAAACTAATGAAAGGTATTGCAACCGATATTGCATCTATTGTTGGCGAAGAAAATATTGTTCTTTGGGAAAATCTCGCAGCCAGTCAACGAAAATCTATTCAACAGGCGACATCTGCCGTAAATTCCCCTTGTATTGTCTATCCCCACACTCAAACACAACTATCTCAAGTCATGGCCACCGCCCATCAAAATCAGTGGCGAGTCCTGCCTTGTGGGAGTGGTAGTAAACTGAACTGGGGTGGTTTAGCCAAAGGTATTGATATTGTCGTCAGTACAGAACGAATTAACCAACTCATCGAACATGCGGTGGGAGATTTGACTATTACAGTCGAAGCCGGGATGAAATTCGCCCAAATCCAAGGAATTTTGGCAAAATCACGCCAATTTCTTGCCCTTGACCCCACAGACCCAGAAACAGCAACCATAGGTGGTATTGTAGCTACTGGTGATACAGGTTCTCTGCGACAACGTTATGGAAGTGTCCGCGACCAGTTACTTGGTATTACCTTTGTACGTGCAGATGGACAAATTGCCAAAGCTGGTGGACGAGTTGTTAAAAACGTTGCTGGCTATGACTTGATGAAGTTGTTTACTGGGTCTTACGGCACATTAGGAATTATTAGTCAAGTCACTTTTCGCGTGTATCCGATGCAAGAAGTAGCGGGTACTGTGGTGTTAACTGGAACAGCAGAGGCCATATCTCAAGCTGCTTCTACATTGCGAGGTTCAGCGTTAACACCAACCCAAGCTGATTTACTATCTGCACAACTTGTATCTAACTTAGGTTTGGGTACAGGATTAGGATTAATTGCCCGTTTTCAAAGTATTAGTGAAAGTGTCAAAGAACAATCAAACCGCCTTTTGGAAGTCGGTACAAAGTTGGGTTTAAATGGGGCAGTATACGCCGATGCAGATGATACCAATCTATGGCAGAGATTACAAAACCAAATCAAATCTCCTGACACAGAGTCGGCAATTACCTGCAAAATAGGAGTGTTACCAAGCGCGGCTGTGGAGATTTTAAATCAAGTGAACATTGGTTTAGTTCATATTAGTAGCGGTTTGGGTTGGCTACAATTAGAGGAGAAAAGTCAAGTTTTAAAATTGCGCGATCGCACTCAAAATCATCAAGGTTTCTTATCTATTTTAACTGCACCTGCAACAGTCAAGCAAAATATTGATGTTTGGGGTAACATCGGTAATGCTTTGCCCTTGATGCGCCGCATTAAAGCACAGTTTGATAGCCAAAATATTTTAAGTCCGGGTCGATTTGTCGGTGGAATTTAACTAACTACCGCCAAGAAAGTCCCGATAAAACTTATTTCATAGTCCAGTATACAAGAGTGACTATTATGTTTACTCAGTATTCAGCAATTTATATGAAAGAGGGACTCTTCACTCCTGGCTAAGTACTAAGATTTTTACTCAGCACTCAGCACTTTCAACTCAGAGGATAAATATGCAAGTTTCAGAAAATTCTGTTAATAATACAGCTAGTATCAAAAATTTACAAGGCTTTGATAATAATCATCCACCTGACCCAAAATTAATTGATACTTGTGTACATTGTGGATTTTGTCTTTCAACCTGTCCTAGTTATCGCGTCATTGGGAAAGAGATGGACTCCCCTAGAGGACGTATATATCTGATGGATGCAATTAATGAAGGTGAAATTGCCCTCAATACAGCCACAGTCGAACATTTTGATAGTTGTTTAGGTTGTCTTGCTTGTGTGTCAACTTGTCCTTCAGGCGTACAATATGACAAATTAATTTCCGCCACCCGTCATCAAGTTGAACGTAATTATCCCCGCAGTTTACCAGATAAGCTTATACGTCAATTGATATTTGCTTTATTTCCCAACCCAGATATTTTACGCATTTTACTTGTACCATTATTTGTTTATCAAAAGTTGGGATTTTCTAAATTATTACAAGCAACTGGCATTCTCAAAAATATCTCACCACGATTGGCAGCAATGGAATCAATTCTGCCACAAATTACTGTCAAATCTTTTCAAGATAACTTACCAGATATTATTCCCGCCAAAGGTACAAAACGCTATCGAGTCGGCATGATTTTGGGATGTGTGCAACGGCTGTTTTTCTCCCCTGTGAATGAAGCGACAGTGCGAGTATTAACAGCAAATGGTTGTGAAGTTGTGATTCCTAAATCGCAAGGTTGTTGTGCTGCACTTCCTGAACACCAAGGACAAACAGAACAAGCCAAAGCTTTAGCCAGACAAATGATTGATAGTTTCGCTGATACTGATGTAGATTTTGTTATTATCAACGCTGCCGGTTGTGGACATACATTAAAAGAATACGGTCACATTTTAGCTGATGATCCAGAATATCGAGAAAAGGCGGAGAATTTTGCAGCTAAAGTCAAAGATGCACAAGAATTTTTAGCAACTGTTGGCTTAACAGCTAAACTATCACCAATTACAGATAAACCTCTAACTTTGGTTTATCAAGAT carries:
- a CDS encoding FAD-binding oxidoreductase, with the protein product MKGIATDIASIVGEENIVLWENLAASQRKSIQQATSAVNSPCIVYPHTQTQLSQVMATAHQNQWRVLPCGSGSKLNWGGLAKGIDIVVSTERINQLIEHAVGDLTITVEAGMKFAQIQGILAKSRQFLALDPTDPETATIGGIVATGDTGSLRQRYGSVRDQLLGITFVRADGQIAKAGGRVVKNVAGYDLMKLFTGSYGTLGIISQVTFRVYPMQEVAGTVVLTGTAEAISQAASTLRGSALTPTQADLLSAQLVSNLGLGTGLGLIARFQSISESVKEQSNRLLEVGTKLGLNGAVYADADDTNLWQRLQNQIKSPDTESAITCKIGVLPSAAVEILNQVNIGLVHISSGLGWLQLEEKSQVLKLRDRTQNHQGFLSILTAPATVKQNIDVWGNIGNALPLMRRIKAQFDSQNILSPGRFVGGI
- a CDS encoding ABC transporter ATP-binding protein; this encodes MNNHPAITLSHISKVYANGTVALQDLNLAIPEAQFISLVGASGCGKSTVLRLIAGLGKVSSGNINWGIPQAARKLAFVFQDAALMPWATVRENIRLPLKLARTPKQEAQNLVQQALTLVGLTNCADSYPRQLSGGMKMRVSIARALVTQPNILLMDEPFGALDEITRSKLNSDLLDLWQKYHWTVVFVTHNIYEAVYLSNRVLVMGINPGRVVADIAIDVPYPRDEEFRTSLLYNEYCRKISRCLAETIN
- a CDS encoding ABC transporter permease; protein product: MKIFDRKIQSKLIDAETLAPVVVGVLVLLLWDILVRVTNLPPYILPGPLLVLQTLIADWNELFPSLLITLQITVVAFIAAVVSGLLMAILFTQSKWIEKSLFPYTVILQTTPIVAIAPLIILWFKNNTFAALVVCAWIVAFFPIVSNTTLGLNSVDRNLLNLFQLYKASRWQTLWYLRLPSAMPYFLGGLKISGGLALIGAVVAEFVAGTGGAKSGIAYRILISSYNLQIPRMFAALFLTTGLGVLIFVSLSYLSDFILSKWHESAVKYEN
- a CDS encoding FAD-binding oxidoreductase; its protein translation is MATTDLETLTAAFTDIETITDPNQVAKLSQDYHTFSPVLVPKLAGKVGDIVVRPANEEEVIKAASICAELRIPVTVRGAGTGNYGQCVPMYGGVILDMTKMQEILWVKPGVGRVQAGVKLTALDKKAREIGWEMRMAPSTYRTATIGGFIAGGSGGIGSIQYGLLGDRGNLLALRVVTLEKEPRIIELRGDDVQKVNHAWGINGIITEVEIPLGTAYPWAEVIVTFNDFMTAAKFGQALGNADGMIKKLISIFASPIPEYFSALHQYIPVDTHAALLMIAEPSLELLPGLVQQYNGQITYQKPAQEAGKGLNLAEFTWNHTTLHARSVDTSITYLQSIFPADKGLELVEELYHYFGDEVMMHLEFIRVNGQAIPAALQLVRYTTEARLNEIIEYHEAKGVFIANPHTYIIEDGGRKVIDPEQLKFKEMVDPYGLMNPGKSKVLSFEC
- a CDS encoding tetratricopeptide repeat protein, whose protein sequence is MDSLSINSLLEDLKNPNASVREKATKKLWRIWFQQKGIHGLEKIDKSQKLLDAGKTTEAESLLTRLIQEQPDFAEAWNRRAFLYYSLGKYKESLADCQMVIQINPVHFGALHGMGLCYAAIGQYVDAIKAFKRALAIQPYSLVNQKLILECTLRLS
- a CDS encoding GTP cyclohydrolase II; the protein is MPKPNSVSRHIVLTSHPSRFGPKPIPINWGGSEPMERGPVIATLTNQGHRNVIGTHSGGYAIYRALAVASGALQTDHRADLTNTSPIEQIGPHPSWADPDKIVSLDPLGAIAPEVFSAYLQQGYDIRPTIAITKAHINMPELQEAVAKGRLQVDGQIMKAGGDLVVTKAAIEPVWYLPGVAKRFGITEGDLRRALFEQTGGMFPELVTRSDLEVFLPPIGGLTVYIVGDITAITDPSRPVAVRVHDECNGSDVFGSDICTCRPYLVHGIEVCVQTAQEGGVGIIVYCRKEGRALGEVTKFLVYNARKRQEGGDRADAYFARTECVAGVQDMRFQELMPDVLHWLGITRIDRMVSMSNMKFNAITQSGIEIVERIAIPEDLIPQDARVEIEAKKAAGYYTTGDVLDTDGLAEVKGRSLE
- a CDS encoding (Fe-S)-binding protein gives rise to the protein MQVSENSVNNTASIKNLQGFDNNHPPDPKLIDTCVHCGFCLSTCPSYRVIGKEMDSPRGRIYLMDAINEGEIALNTATVEHFDSCLGCLACVSTCPSGVQYDKLISATRHQVERNYPRSLPDKLIRQLIFALFPNPDILRILLVPLFVYQKLGFSKLLQATGILKNISPRLAAMESILPQITVKSFQDNLPDIIPAKGTKRYRVGMILGCVQRLFFSPVNEATVRVLTANGCEVVIPKSQGCCAALPEHQGQTEQAKALARQMIDSFADTDVDFVIINAAGCGHTLKEYGHILADDPEYREKAENFAAKVKDAQEFLATVGLTAKLSPITDKPLTLVYQDACHLLHGQKISLQPRQLLRQIPGVTLREPLDAALCCGSAGVYNLLQPEVAEELGQQKVQNLLNTGANLIASPNPGCALQITKHLELQGKNIAVMHPMELLDYAIQGLQLRL
- a CDS encoding type II toxin-antitoxin system RelE/ParE family toxin, giving the protein MTYEVKFTKSARKSFKKLSPEVQERIQIKIDELVIEPRPNGVKKLKGEENLYRIRVGDYRVIYEIFDDVLLVSVVEVGHRSNIYKDES
- a CDS encoding ABC transporter substrate-binding protein: MNPLPPTTTVIHRFSRRQFIQYGSICMGSGLLAACTNSNQPANSSSQLDKVSFGTNWYAQAEHGGFYQAIATGIYQKHGLDVTIKMGGPQVPSGTQLLVGGAVDFFMGYGIDAINAIAQGIPKITVAAIFQKDPQCLISHPNPAIKTLADLKGKPIYISAAANVTYWPVLKVKYGFTDDQKRPYNFNPAPFLADKTSAQQAYITSEPYAIEKQGGFKPTVFLLADYGYTTYATTIETKKELVDKNPDLVQRFVDASIKGWYSYLENPQPGNQLIKQDNPEMTDDQLAYGIQKLKEYGIITSGTAEKQGIGSMSEERWQGLYDSLVTAGVYKPNVNYKDAFTLQFVNKGIEYYSR